The DNA window ttcacagacagtcacccggagcaggaatcgaacccacaacctccagacccctggagctgtgtgactgcaacactacctgctgcgccaaatATTAAGAAATACAATAAATGTAACAGATATCCTTTAAAAATTGTGTAATTTTAGCttatttaataaagttgtatGCATAACATCACATTCAACAGAGCAACTTCCATCAAAGTTGTGCTGTAGCTTTATAGAAACAGAGCAGTGGTGAGGACACGGTAGGCCATGGAGAATGTGGTGACCATGCCCACTATCCAGGACAAACCTCTGCTGGGTTGGGGCAGTGCCATTAAGTAGGACACGGTGTGGAGGAATCGTGAACCCACAAACAGGCGGAAGTGCAGCAGAGCTGTGGAGAGGTTAGGCCCTGTAAGAGCATAGAGCAGGCCAATCACCACGAAGGGAATGATGTTCTCCAGGTCATTCTGATGGCATCTGAGGGCAGAGAACAAATGTTAGTCGAAGGGATATTTTGTGAACAACTCCTTATCACACATTTCTACTAAAAATCTAAATCATAACTAGGATGTACAGCCCCTTTGCTGCAGCAATAGTTTCTACTATTCGGGGAAGGCTTATACACTACATACTGGAAATTTCACTGAAATTGTTATTGCAGCAAGCCACATGAGCATTTGTAAGGCATCACAAACATCTTTTAAGCTTATCCCAAAAatactggatggtgctccatcattccaaaagaaaaaaaagttcccctgctccacagcccagtgttgaAAACAACCTTTTTTGGCAACAACAATAAGAtatggtgattttttttctgtactcAATATTTAGTCATTGCCTATGCCACATAAGTTTCCCCCCATCACACAATACTATAAATGTGAGCAGGTGAAGACTAGCACATGCTCTCTCCGTCACTAAGTCCAAAGTCAGTCGCTAATGCAGCATCATGTGTCGGCTCAAGACTCTTGGAGAGTGCGTTAACCTCCATGTTCTGTTATGTTATTTATCGACACCTGCTTTCACTAGAGTGCTAGTGGTTGGATGAAGGTGAGAAAAGGGGAAGAGGGAAGAGAATCAGAGTGATCTCTTGGACTCCCATCACAATACAGGACTGAACATGCAAATATCCATTTATAGTAATTCCCTGAAACTTGACTTGTCCCCCAAATACAAGACATTCCAGTTATtaactttattattaaataagtTCAATTTGGATGCTGTAGAGTTTCCTTAGTTGCTAGGGAATCATCTATTGCTCCATTCATCATGGAAATGTtagaatacatttatttttaaactccaACTGAAGTTAATAAAAAGTGAAAACTGTAGTAACACCTTCAAAATGAATTTGGAATCGTGGCAAATTATAATACTTTTTCACACACATGAAATGAGTGCCAACAGCAGAGGGACCACGTTTGAGACTGCAGCTCAAACGGCACCATACCTCCGCACCCGCTCAACATCTGGATCCACCCTAATCATCTTCTTCCTGTCCTCTGTAGAGCCCCCCAGAGCTGTGTCCTCCATGTTGGCAAACACCTGCAGCAATCAGCAACAAGGAGGAGCCACACAATGATTTCcgttaaagaaaaaacaacaaacgcTAAACATAAATGAGGCCAAAGTTTGTGGATACCTGCTCCAGAAGAGTCTGTGCAAActtacagcttttttttttttacagatcttacagattttatttttataaaatagatATTAGCAAAATCATTGCGCACTAATGTTTTCAagagaaacatttttgtttttgtctacAAAATATGTCTTCATATCAACCAAACAGGTCAGATCCTTTAAGCATCAAAGCACCGGAGTAGCATCATGACACACCTTTCTTGTCAGTCTGTAGTATGAAGTGATAAGAGCCACGAGCATCATCTTGAGGATGACTATGGTGGCGTAGGTGGAGAAAGCCAAGAAGACCTCGCTGTCAATCATGTGTACGATTTCTGTCATCTTTACAGTGACTGCAGTGGCACAGTTAAGAGAGAGGATTAGGCCTACAAAGGACTCAGAACCAAATAACAGAGAAACTGTAATTATTCACATTGCTTTTTAACTGTTAAATGTAGTTGCACCAATCATTCTGTATATGTAAATTTTTAaagtgtaaacaaagacattctgATTGGAATGATGTAAATTCAGTGGAAGTTTTAACATACAGTTATAGCAAATTCACTGATATCTGAGCCATgagatattattatttttgattcATTCATGATATAAAAGAACATTCTGGCTGGTGAAAAGCAACACAGTCTTCAAAGAAAATGTAGCGGCCCCTTCCGattaaaaagaaatgttttacaTTGTTAGTGGGTTTTTATGCTAATGAACATGCGCAAAATAAACAGCCAGCACCATCTCTGAACATGTCCACTTTGAAACGGATGTGTTCTCAAAGGTGTGATTTTAtggtttcttatgtcataaacctaatgaaccaatcctgtcaacttGCAGGACTGAGCTTTCAAACTGCAGGCAGACTGACTGTATATACATTAATGCTTGTATTCCTTTATTGAAGTAGAGAGTGTACAGTtgaggatattttttttttccttataaataaatactcttataaaaaaacatatatttacaccTTGTTCTTAACACTTATACGTTTGAATTAGGGAGTTTCTTTACATAcagtttcacatcaaaccactctcaATAACACGGTTCACACGGTTCAAAATCGTTGGAATTCTCAAGTAATGATAAGTTTTATTCCCTTGGCGGAAAACTTGCCATGGTTTTTTCCTTGTGATGTAAAATGACCTGGCAGTATGcaatttcacacaatgaatTAAAGGAGCCAATAAAACGTAAATAAATAGGTGAACTGATCGTATAATACTCCTATCACTTGGTGACAAACATTCTGACAAGATTTAAGATTATTTCTTTTCCTTATGTGTCATTTTTTGTAGATCCAAGCAGAACTGAACCTCGAAGCAGTTTTTTTTGCGGAATCTGAGGAATTTACGTAGCTGCTTCAGACACAAAGAGCGGAAAACA is part of the Hoplias malabaricus isolate fHopMal1 chromosome 4, fHopMal1.hap1, whole genome shotgun sequence genome and encodes:
- the mgst1.1 gene encoding microsomal glutathione S-transferase 1.1; translated protein: MTEIVHMIDSEVFLAFSTYATIVILKMMLVALITSYYRLTRKVFANMEDTALGGSTEDRKKMIRVDPDVERVRRCHQNDLENIIPFVVIGLLYALTGPNLSTALLHFRLFVGSRFLHTVSYLMALPQPSRGLSWIVGMVTTFSMAYRVLTTALFL